In Mytilus edulis chromosome 7, xbMytEdul2.2, whole genome shotgun sequence, a single genomic region encodes these proteins:
- the LOC139482583 gene encoding uncharacterized protein, translated as MSHNMLDLSQDYSAELFLPIQNLTTLDISYNMKQSYEAKGFNYPDHAISVMWGLSILVIDMMPLPQFESGFSRLNNLKELHFQSCYLKRLENKTFQRFSSSLEVLTLRNCLLYFVNTEVDALLPNLRVIDFSGTFLHLKPALQLLNPYRYANITTKMFGRVSYPMRNSSYLPFSLTITSDIIKHLKTICVGNLDLSENGIVDYEPGSVFSFDHPECLRHLSFKGNRFVLYNMEKRDEINMFFKKAIQLKYIDYSFNAVSYNMKKSVTPNMSLLSAYASYVFLPTSLEKLDISYTVLNTVPAVWLIVPENNNLTFL; from the coding sequence ATGTCTCACAATATGCTTGATTTATCTCAGGATTATTCTGCAGAATTATTTCTTCCAATTCAAAATTTAACGACATTGGATATAAGTTATAATATGAAACAATCATATGAAGCTAAAGGTTTTAATTATCCCGATCATGCAATTAGTGTTATGTGGGGGTTGTCTATCTTAGTAATTGACATGATGCCTTTACCTCAATTCGAAAGTGGATTCAGTCGATTAAATAACCTGAAAGAATTACACTTTCAATCTTGTTATTTAAAACGTCTTGAGAATAAAACGTTTCAGAGATTTTCCTCTTCCTTAGAAGTTCTTACTCTCAGAAATTGTTTGTTATACTTTGTGAATACTGAAGTTGATGCTTTGCTGCCAAATCTTCGAGTTATAGATTTTTCTGGAACGTTTCTGCATTTGAAGCCAGCACTGCAACTTTTGAACCCATACCGTTATGCAAACATAACGACAAAAATGTTTGGTCGTGTAAGTTACCCAATGAGAAATAGCAGTTACCTCCCTTTCTCTTTAACAATCACATCCGATATAATCAAGCATCTGAAAACAATATGCGTAGGAAATTTAGATTTATCTGAGAATGGAATAGTTGATTACGAACCTGGATCGGTGTTCTCATTTGATCATCCGGAATGTTTACGTCATCTTTCATTCAAAGGAAACAGGTTTGTTCTTTATAACATGGAAAAGCGTGATGAGattaatatgttttttaaaaaagCTATACAATTGAAATATATAGATTATTCATTCAACGCTGTTAGCTATAATATGAAGAAATCAGTAACTCCAAACATGAGTTTATTAAGTGCTTATGCAAGTTACGTATTTTTACCAACATCACTGGAAAAATTAGACATTAGTTATACAGTACTAAATACCGTACCTGCAGTATGGTTAATAGTTCCTGAAAATAACAACCTTACCTTcctttaa